From one Prochlorococcus marinus str. MIT 0912 genomic stretch:
- a CDS encoding DUF1825 family protein, producing MNFFESEIVQEEAKKLFTDYQNLMRLGSDYGKFDREGKVMFIDTMENLMDRYKVFMKRFELSEDFQAKMTVEQLKTQLSQFGITPDQMFDQMNKTLVRMKSELDK from the coding sequence ATGAATTTTTTTGAGTCCGAAATTGTTCAGGAAGAGGCAAAAAAACTTTTCACTGATTATCAGAATCTAATGCGATTAGGATCTGATTATGGGAAGTTTGATAGAGAAGGGAAAGTTATGTTCATTGATACTATGGAAAATTTAATGGATAGATACAAAGTTTTTATGAAACGATTTGAACTGTCTGAAGATTTTCAGGCAAAAATGACAGTTGAACAGCTTAAGACTCAGTTGAGTCAATTTGGTATTACTCCGGATCAGATGTTTGATCAGATGAATAAAACATTGGTGAGAATGAAATCAGAATTGGATAAATGA
- a CDS encoding GIY-YIG nuclease family protein, with protein sequence MIKFERQHNLFKKSDLNFSENIPLQDIFINQKIIKEWQEKIISHQSIIFKYGNKNINQYSLFESISEELNEPINPLKLTPLPLSFWRWPKAMHEGPAVYFVMDKIIDSDENIILYIGETISAEKRWKGEHDCKNYLSSYSDYLQKANISTNLNIRFWLDVPIKTKERRKLEQQLIQTWLPPFNKETREIWSTPFTSQIS encoded by the coding sequence ATGATAAAATTCGAACGGCAACATAATTTATTTAAAAAGAGTGATTTAAATTTTTCCGAGAATATTCCTCTTCAAGATATATTCATTAACCAAAAAATAATTAAGGAATGGCAAGAAAAAATCATTAGTCATCAATCTATCATTTTTAAATACGGCAATAAAAATATAAATCAATATTCACTATTTGAATCTATTTCAGAAGAGTTAAACGAACCTATTAACCCACTTAAGCTTACTCCTTTACCTTTAAGTTTTTGGAGGTGGCCAAAAGCGATGCATGAGGGGCCCGCGGTTTATTTTGTAATGGATAAAATTATTGATTCTGATGAAAATATAATTTTATATATCGGAGAAACAATTTCCGCAGAAAAGAGATGGAAAGGGGAACATGACTGTAAAAATTATCTTTCAAGTTATTCCGATTATCTGCAAAAAGCAAATATATCAACCAATTTAAACATTCGTTTTTGGCTTGATGTTCCAATCAAAACCAAGGAAAGAAGAAAATTAGAACAACAGCTGATACAAACTTGGCTTCCACCATTTAATAAGGAGACAAGGGAAATATGGTCAACGCCATTTACTTCTCAAATCAGTTAG
- a CDS encoding leucyl aminopeptidase has protein sequence MQISTVSKEINEWSGSVLIAGILEGTIKSQINIFKTIIKDTLLSKKFSDSKFEGKKNQKISIELIEGKIKKLIFVGLGKAETLRIDDLRKAASIATRQVASYERKLGIFFPWDAFDPSLGACAVGEAVQLSSIKDLRFKSETKDPAQINEVELIGLDNITTQSAIAEINPICEGVKFARELVSAPPNFLTPFQMAKEAEKLAAEYNLDLKILDKKECEAQGMGAYLAVAKGSDLEPNFIHLKYSPKTAKKKIVLIGKGLTFDSGGYNLKVGASQIEKMKYDMGGSASVLGTARTIAELKPSNIEVHFIVAACENMINGSALHPGDIIKASNGKTIEVNNTDAEGRLTLADALVYACKLKPDSIVDLATLTGACVIALGDEIAGLWTDNDQLSEQLTKAAGKAGEGIWRMPMQESYKSGIKSSIADLQNTGPRPGGSITAALFLKEFVNPSIPWAHIDIAGTCWTEKDRDINPKGATGYGVRTLVNWIKELSLEAN, from the coding sequence ATGCAAATTTCGACAGTCTCCAAAGAAATTAACGAATGGTCAGGATCAGTACTTATTGCTGGAATTTTAGAAGGAACGATCAAAAGCCAAATAAATATATTTAAGACAATAATAAAAGATACTTTATTAAGCAAAAAATTTAGTGATTCAAAGTTCGAAGGCAAAAAAAATCAAAAAATATCCATTGAACTCATAGAAGGCAAAATAAAAAAATTAATCTTTGTAGGCTTAGGCAAGGCCGAAACTCTTCGAATTGATGATCTACGTAAGGCAGCTTCAATTGCTACTCGTCAAGTTGCAAGTTACGAGAGAAAGTTAGGAATATTTTTCCCTTGGGATGCATTTGACCCTTCTTTAGGTGCATGTGCAGTTGGCGAAGCAGTTCAATTATCATCTATTAAAGATCTTAGATTCAAATCAGAAACAAAAGATCCTGCTCAAATAAATGAAGTGGAATTGATAGGCTTGGACAACATAACAACTCAGTCAGCAATTGCTGAAATAAATCCAATTTGCGAAGGAGTTAAATTTGCTAGAGAACTTGTTTCAGCCCCTCCCAATTTTCTTACTCCATTTCAAATGGCAAAAGAAGCTGAAAAATTAGCCGCTGAATATAATCTAGATTTAAAAATTCTTGACAAAAAAGAGTGCGAAGCTCAAGGAATGGGAGCTTACTTAGCAGTTGCTAAAGGATCAGATCTAGAGCCAAATTTTATACATTTAAAATATTCTCCAAAAACAGCAAAAAAGAAAATTGTATTAATAGGCAAAGGCTTAACTTTTGACTCTGGTGGATACAACTTAAAAGTAGGTGCCTCTCAAATTGAAAAAATGAAGTACGACATGGGAGGAAGTGCTTCTGTGCTCGGGACAGCAAGAACCATCGCAGAACTAAAACCAAGCAACATCGAGGTTCATTTTATTGTTGCTGCTTGCGAAAATATGATTAACGGTTCTGCATTGCATCCTGGAGATATAATCAAAGCTTCAAATGGAAAAACCATTGAAGTAAACAATACCGATGCAGAGGGAAGATTAACATTGGCTGATGCATTGGTTTATGCATGCAAACTTAAGCCAGACTCCATCGTAGATCTAGCCACTCTTACTGGGGCTTGTGTGATTGCATTAGGAGATGAAATAGCAGGTTTATGGACTGACAATGATCAACTCTCTGAACAATTAACCAAAGCGGCGGGCAAGGCTGGAGAGGGTATCTGGAGAATGCCAATGCAAGAGTCATACAAATCTGGAATTAAATCATCTATTGCTGATCTACAAAACACAGGTCCTAGGCCAGGGGGATCAATTACTGCGGCATTGTTTCTAAAAGAATTTGTTAATCCAAGCATTCCATGGGCTCACATTGACATAGCAGGTACATGTTGGACAGAAAAAGATAGAGATATAAATCCAAAGGGAGCAACTGGTTATGGTGTAAGAACGTTAGTTAATTGGATAAAAGAATTAAGTTTAGAAGCAAATTAA
- the msrA gene encoding peptide-methionine (S)-S-oxide reductase MsrA, with protein MILMTKICRRLIVICMLLQLLIVFPFQAFAESEEAMFAGGCFWCLEHDLEAIDGVVSAESGYSGGDLTNPTYENHSGHQEVVKVSFDSNIISYKDLLKQYWVNIDPFDNKGQFCDRGDSYKPVIFTFNQDQKRDAKESQENISDILNIPLDQLKVDITDSKVFWLAENYHQDFAVNNPLKYNFYRTSCGRDNRLKKVWGEYK; from the coding sequence ATGATTCTTATGACTAAAATCTGTAGAAGACTAATAGTAATTTGCATGCTATTACAATTATTAATAGTTTTCCCGTTTCAAGCATTTGCTGAATCAGAAGAGGCTATGTTTGCAGGAGGGTGCTTTTGGTGCCTAGAGCATGATCTAGAGGCGATTGATGGAGTTGTTTCTGCAGAAAGTGGATACTCAGGAGGAGATCTGACTAATCCCACATATGAAAATCATAGTGGTCATCAAGAAGTAGTTAAAGTTAGTTTTGATTCTAATATTATTAGCTATAAAGATTTACTTAAGCAGTATTGGGTTAATATTGATCCTTTTGATAATAAGGGACAATTTTGTGATAGAGGTGATTCATATAAGCCTGTTATTTTTACATTTAATCAAGATCAAAAGCGAGATGCAAAAGAGAGTCAAGAAAATATCTCTGACATATTAAATATACCCCTAGATCAATTAAAGGTTGATATTACTGATTCAAAAGTATTTTGGTTAGCAGAGAACTATCATCAAGATTTTGCAGTAAATAATCCACTTAAATATAACTTTTATAGAACTAGTTGTGGAAGAGATAATAGGCTAAAAAAAGTCTGGGGTGAATATAAATAA
- the lpxB gene encoding lipid-A-disaccharide synthase produces MKLLISTGEVSGDLQGSLLIKALKTNAKKRDIELEIIALGGERMRNAGAKLISNTSSIGAIGFLEALPYVLPTLNAQSKIDNYLSSSPPDAVVLIDYMGPNIRLGLKVKKKFPNIPIIYYIAPQEWAWRLGDTGTTDLISFTDKILAIFQEEANFYSNKGGNVEFVGHPMLDFYRNIPTREESFKRIGLSSDQKILLLIPASRKQELKYILPTLLRAAKMLQDKDPSITVLIPSGLREFDGILNNSLNEYGVSGRIILSNEVDDIKPFLFSAAHLALAKSGTINMELALNSVPQIVGYKVSRVTAFFARYLLRFNVKYISPVNLLLNKMLIPELIQEDFKAEEIFNAALNILEDNSKKEEIMIGYKNLKDKLGKPGVTERASKYILDLLAQ; encoded by the coding sequence ATGAAATTATTAATCAGCACTGGTGAAGTCTCTGGAGACTTGCAGGGAAGTCTATTAATAAAAGCGTTAAAGACTAATGCAAAAAAAAGAGATATTGAATTAGAAATAATTGCTTTAGGTGGTGAAAGGATGAGAAATGCTGGAGCTAAATTAATATCTAATACTTCTTCAATAGGTGCAATTGGTTTTTTAGAAGCGCTTCCTTACGTACTACCAACTTTAAATGCACAATCAAAAATTGACAATTATTTAAGTTCTTCCCCGCCTGATGCTGTTGTTTTAATTGATTATATGGGGCCCAATATTCGGCTAGGATTAAAAGTAAAAAAAAAGTTTCCTAACATTCCAATAATCTATTATATTGCGCCTCAGGAATGGGCATGGAGATTAGGTGATACTGGTACAACCGATTTGATTAGTTTTACAGATAAAATATTAGCTATTTTTCAAGAGGAAGCTAATTTTTATTCAAATAAGGGAGGAAATGTAGAATTTGTTGGCCATCCAATGTTGGATTTCTATAGAAATATTCCTACTAGAGAAGAATCTTTTAAGAGAATAGGATTAAGCTCTGATCAGAAAATTCTTCTTCTTATTCCTGCTTCTAGAAAACAAGAGCTTAAATATATTTTACCCACATTGCTTCGAGCGGCTAAGATGCTTCAGGACAAGGACCCTTCGATTACTGTTCTAATACCATCTGGTTTGAGAGAATTTGATGGAATTTTAAATAATTCACTAAATGAATACGGTGTTTCTGGAAGAATTATATTGTCGAATGAAGTTGATGATATAAAGCCATTTTTATTTTCTGCAGCTCATCTTGCTTTGGCTAAGTCTGGAACGATAAATATGGAATTAGCTTTGAACTCAGTTCCTCAAATTGTTGGATATAAAGTAAGTAGGGTTACCGCTTTTTTTGCTAGATATTTATTACGATTTAATGTGAAATATATTTCACCAGTTAATCTTCTTTTAAATAAAATGTTAATACCAGAGTTGATACAAGAGGATTTTAAAGCTGAAGAAATATTTAATGCAGCATTAAATATTCTTGAAGATAATTCGAAAAAAGAAGAAATCATGATTGGTTATAAAAACTTGAAAGATAAATTAGGAAAACCAGGAGTTACAGAAAGAGCATCAAAGTATATTCTGGACTTATTAGCACAATGA
- the lpxA gene encoding acyl-ACP--UDP-N-acetylglucosamine O-acyltransferase, which translates to MSERESSGSLIGGNKVNIHDFADVSPKAELGKGVCVGSGSVIGPDVIIGPNTWIGPNVIIDGKVRIGSNNKIFPGACIGLEPQDLKYKGDFTDVLIGDNNTFRECVTINRATFEGEKTIVGNQNLLMAYSHLGHNCDIGNSVVIANSVQIAGHVVVEDRAVIGGCLGIHQFVHIGYLAMVGGMTRVDRDVPPYCLAEGHPGRMRGLNKVGIKRQSIDKDNKEEYLQLKRIWNLLFKSKFVISDGLKIAREENLFTSSARLCRFIELSIGNGRRGPMPSLMSTK; encoded by the coding sequence ATGAGTGAACGTGAATCTTCTGGAAGCTTAATCGGAGGTAACAAAGTTAATATTCATGACTTTGCAGATGTTTCTCCTAAGGCTGAACTTGGGAAAGGTGTATGTGTAGGTTCAGGGTCTGTTATTGGTCCGGATGTGATTATTGGTCCAAATACTTGGATAGGACCAAATGTAATTATCGATGGGAAAGTAAGAATAGGATCAAATAATAAGATTTTTCCAGGAGCCTGTATTGGTTTAGAACCCCAAGATTTGAAGTATAAAGGAGATTTTACTGATGTTTTAATTGGAGATAATAATACTTTTCGAGAATGTGTAACTATTAATAGGGCTACCTTTGAGGGGGAAAAAACTATAGTTGGGAATCAAAATTTGTTAATGGCTTATTCACATTTAGGACATAATTGTGATATTGGAAACAGTGTGGTTATCGCTAATAGCGTGCAGATTGCAGGTCATGTTGTTGTTGAAGATAGAGCTGTTATTGGAGGTTGCTTGGGGATACATCAATTCGTTCATATTGGTTATTTAGCAATGGTTGGAGGTATGACAAGAGTTGATAGGGATGTCCCTCCATATTGCTTGGCGGAAGGTCATCCTGGAAGGATGCGAGGACTAAACAAAGTTGGCATTAAAAGGCAAAGTATAGATAAAGATAATAAAGAAGAATATCTACAATTGAAAAGAATTTGGAACTTATTATTTAAATCTAAATTTGTAATTTCTGATGGTTTAAAAATTGCAAGAGAAGAGAATTTATTCACATCCTCCGCAAGGTTATGTCGATTTATAGAGCTTTCCATTGGGAATGGTAGAAGAGGTCCAATGCCTTCTCTAATGTCAACTAAATAA
- the fabZ gene encoding 3-hydroxyacyl-ACP dehydratase FabZ, which yields MGLLPHRYPFALVDRVIEHEPGKKAVAIKNVTLNEPQFQGHFPDRPLMPGVLIVEAMAQVGGLIVSQMPDLPKGLFVFAGIDSVRFRRPVVPGDQLLISCELISIKRKRFGKVRGEAKVDDQLVCSGDLMFSLVD from the coding sequence ATGGGGCTTTTGCCACATAGGTATCCTTTCGCGCTTGTTGACAGAGTGATTGAACATGAGCCTGGCAAGAAAGCTGTGGCAATAAAAAATGTCACTCTCAATGAGCCTCAATTTCAAGGACATTTCCCTGACAGACCTTTAATGCCTGGAGTGTTAATAGTAGAAGCAATGGCTCAGGTGGGTGGTTTGATTGTTTCTCAAATGCCTGATCTTCCTAAAGGACTATTTGTTTTTGCTGGGATTGATTCAGTTAGGTTTAGGCGTCCAGTCGTACCCGGAGATCAATTATTAATATCTTGTGAATTGATAAGCATCAAAAGGAAGAGATTTGGAAAGGTAAGAGGAGAAGCAAAAGTTGATGATCAGTTGGTTTGTTCTGGAGATTTGATGTTCTCTCTTGTGGATTGA
- the lpxC gene encoding UDP-3-O-acyl-N-acetylglucosamine deacetylase has product MFLFPNDYEEGWTLKNEIKKDGIGLHTGLKCSVIIKPSELEGFHISFSEEPNKVIPIEISQVRNTPLCTTLDLNGKQVSTVEHLMASLIGSGLTHVNIEINGSEIPLLDGSAIGWIKEIEKVGMINSYTSPRPRPEIKSPIFVNKGESLIFAIPSKKLKLIGLIDFPYKAIGQQMFSIELTPNNFVKEIAPARTFGFLDQLEELKKAGLIKGGALENALVCDGDSWVNPPLRFENEPVRHKLLDLIGDLAFVGLPKAQIFVYKGSHSLHAEFAASLQKVLT; this is encoded by the coding sequence GTGTTTTTATTCCCTAATGATTACGAAGAAGGTTGGACGCTTAAAAATGAAATTAAAAAAGATGGAATTGGATTGCATACAGGTCTTAAATGTTCAGTCATTATTAAGCCATCAGAATTAGAGGGATTTCATATTTCTTTTTCAGAGGAACCAAATAAAGTTATCCCTATAGAGATTTCGCAAGTAAGGAATACTCCTTTATGTACAACACTTGATCTGAATGGAAAACAAGTATCTACGGTTGAACACTTGATGGCCTCTTTAATTGGATCAGGTTTAACTCATGTAAATATTGAGATAAATGGTAGTGAGATACCTTTACTAGATGGTTCTGCTATTGGTTGGATAAAGGAAATTGAGAAAGTAGGAATGATTAATTCCTATACATCTCCTAGGCCAAGGCCAGAAATTAAATCTCCAATTTTTGTTAACAAAGGAGAAAGTTTGATTTTTGCAATACCATCAAAAAAATTGAAATTAATAGGTTTGATTGATTTCCCATATAAGGCAATTGGACAACAAATGTTTTCTATTGAGCTGACTCCAAATAATTTTGTTAAAGAAATTGCACCTGCACGAACTTTTGGCTTTCTTGATCAGTTAGAAGAATTAAAGAAAGCTGGTCTAATTAAGGGAGGAGCACTTGAAAATGCGTTGGTTTGTGATGGTGATTCTTGGGTTAATCCACCCTTGAGATTTGAAAACGAACCAGTACGCCACAAATTGCTTGACTTGATTGGAGATTTAGCTTTTGTTGGATTGCCGAAAGCGCAAATTTTTGTTTATAAAGGGTCTCACTCTCTTCATGCTGAATTTGCAGCTTCTCTTCAAAAGGTATTAACTTAA
- a CDS encoding BamA/TamA family outer membrane protein has protein sequence MNKRHASSNKKLISTSAYAIAFSVPFISLFGETKASKIISAENQLFFENKQTESVQFNYQSNNYKLNLNLEDYLISEGTNKKDENNIIEEERVLISEVIIEGLEDHPDKERLEGLAYDAMLIRPGSKVTSKEVKKDLDRIYSTGWFSGAKIESLQSALGVQLLISIEPNPILNNISILPFERKLSNTKLNEIFNNDYGKTLNLNTLQIRIKEIKDWYNSKGYSLARISGPSRVTKEGRVELNIQEGYISGIEINFIDEDGNTEDEKGRLIRGKTKRWVIERELITKIGDVFNRNKLESDIKRLYSTSLFNDVKVTLKPVSSEPGNIIIALGITEQRTGSLTGGLGYSGAQGVFGQIGLQESNLVGRSWSSNMNLTYGEYGALLNLSLYDPWIKNDKHRTSLRTSLYLSREVPQEFRSQEGGSIRGVSDRYEAPNSLISYDTNQSHNLDLNNNNTLINTGPFTNFSSARLSAPQFSWFDYEGDSIVLERTGGGFSFARPLNGGQPLKKVPWSVLIGANFQKVRPIDYAGDKRPYGVASTNFKEGKVPENEVICVAHNCSTENTLVSLKSAITYNNLDNSRNPTSGDYLNIGSEQFITLGENSPTFNRTRISYSRFYPVNWLKFHKGCRPKPGEKSDCSQSIGLQAKVGTIIGDLPPYEAFCLGGTSSVRGWNSCDLGVARNYGEATAEYRFPIWRLVSGVMFVDAGSDFGSQSSVPGKPGKILEKPGAGFSVGPGAVINTPVGPIRIEAATQDFSGNWRYNIGIGWKF, from the coding sequence ATGAACAAAAGACACGCCAGCTCTAATAAGAAATTAATAAGCACTAGTGCATACGCTATTGCTTTTTCAGTGCCTTTTATTAGCCTTTTTGGAGAAACTAAAGCCTCTAAAATAATCTCAGCAGAAAATCAACTCTTTTTTGAAAATAAGCAGACTGAAAGTGTTCAATTTAATTATCAATCCAATAATTATAAATTGAATTTGAATCTTGAAGATTATTTAATTTCTGAGGGAACAAATAAAAAAGATGAAAATAATATTATTGAGGAAGAAAGAGTATTGATTTCAGAAGTTATTATTGAGGGACTTGAAGATCATCCTGATAAAGAGCGCTTGGAAGGATTAGCTTATGATGCAATGTTAATTAGACCTGGTAGTAAAGTTACAAGCAAAGAAGTTAAGAAGGATTTAGATCGGATTTATTCAACAGGTTGGTTCTCTGGCGCAAAAATTGAATCTTTACAGAGTGCTCTAGGAGTCCAACTTTTGATTAGCATTGAACCTAATCCTATATTAAATAATATTAGCATTCTTCCGTTTGAAAGGAAACTATCAAATACAAAATTAAATGAGATTTTTAATAATGATTATGGAAAAACCTTAAATCTAAATACTCTACAGATAAGAATTAAAGAAATTAAGGATTGGTATAATTCAAAAGGATACTCATTGGCAAGGATCTCGGGCCCAAGTCGTGTAACTAAAGAGGGAAGAGTTGAACTTAATATTCAAGAAGGATATATTTCTGGTATTGAAATTAATTTTATTGATGAAGATGGAAATACAGAAGATGAAAAAGGTAGACTAATACGAGGGAAAACAAAGAGATGGGTAATTGAAAGAGAATTAATTACTAAAATTGGAGATGTTTTTAATAGAAATAAATTAGAATCAGATATCAAAAGACTATACTCAACGTCACTTTTTAATGATGTAAAAGTAACTCTAAAACCAGTAAGTTCGGAACCTGGAAATATTATTATTGCACTAGGTATAACAGAGCAAAGAACTGGCTCTTTGACAGGAGGACTTGGTTATAGTGGGGCTCAGGGCGTCTTTGGACAGATCGGATTACAAGAGTCGAATTTGGTTGGAAGATCATGGTCATCAAATATGAATTTGACTTATGGAGAATATGGAGCGCTTTTAAATCTATCCTTATATGATCCTTGGATTAAAAATGATAAACATAGAACATCCTTAAGAACTTCATTGTATTTAAGTAGGGAAGTTCCTCAAGAATTTAGAAGTCAAGAGGGAGGAAGTATTCGAGGAGTTTCAGATAGATATGAAGCACCTAACTCCTTGATAAGTTACGATACTAATCAATCTCATAATTTAGATTTAAACAATAATAATACGTTAATTAATACCGGTCCATTTACCAATTTTTCTTCAGCCAGGTTGTCGGCACCACAGTTTAGCTGGTTTGATTATGAGGGTGACTCTATTGTTTTAGAGCGAACAGGAGGAGGTTTCTCTTTTGCAAGACCTTTGAATGGTGGTCAACCTCTAAAAAAGGTTCCTTGGAGTGTACTTATTGGTGCTAATTTCCAGAAGGTTAGGCCAATAGACTACGCGGGTGATAAAAGACCTTATGGCGTAGCATCAACAAATTTTAAAGAAGGTAAAGTCCCTGAGAATGAAGTTATTTGTGTTGCACATAATTGCTCTACAGAAAATACATTAGTTAGTTTAAAAAGTGCTATTACATATAACAATTTAGATAATTCAAGAAATCCAACTTCTGGAGATTATTTAAATATTGGTTCAGAGCAATTTATTACTTTAGGCGAGAATTCACCGACCTTCAATAGAACGAGGATTAGTTATTCTCGTTTTTATCCTGTTAATTGGTTGAAGTTTCATAAGGGTTGTCGACCCAAGCCTGGTGAAAAATCAGATTGCTCTCAATCGATAGGACTCCAAGCAAAGGTCGGAACAATTATTGGAGATCTTCCTCCTTATGAAGCATTTTGCTTGGGAGGAACCAGCTCTGTTAGAGGCTGGAACTCTTGTGATTTAGGTGTTGCAAGAAATTATGGTGAAGCCACAGCGGAATACAGATTCCCTATTTGGCGATTGGTTTCAGGAGTGATGTTTGTTGACGCAGGATCTGATTTTGGTTCTCAATCAAGTGTCCCAGGGAAACCAGGGAAAATTCTTGAAAAACCTGGAGCTGGCTTTTCAGTTGGACCTGGAGCAGTTATCAATACACCTGTTGGCCCAATTAGGATAGAGGCAGCGACTCAAGATTTCAGTGGCAATTGGCGATATAACATCGGAATTGGTTGGAAATTCTAG
- the purC gene encoding phosphoribosylaminoimidazolesuccinocarboxamide synthase — MNHIQGSLLYEGKAKRVFACENPNRVLIEFKNDATAFNAKKRSEIEGKGRLNCKISSALFELLESNGIPTHFLELHSETLMFAEKINVIPLEVVIRNIATGSLCRETPINEGTILTPPLLEFYYKDDKLGDPILTERRLKLLDLISPSQKEEVENITKRSNTILKEYFDSLDLLLVDFKLEFGLNSLGKLVIADEISPDNCRFWDKTNSDPKGRILDKDRFRQDLGGVIDAYEEILKRIEKDLSHAS; from the coding sequence ATGAATCATATCCAAGGATCACTACTTTACGAAGGGAAGGCAAAACGAGTGTTTGCTTGTGAGAATCCAAATAGGGTTTTAATAGAGTTCAAAAATGATGCTACAGCTTTTAACGCAAAAAAACGATCAGAGATTGAAGGTAAAGGTCGCTTGAATTGCAAAATTTCTTCGGCCCTTTTTGAATTGCTCGAATCGAATGGAATTCCCACCCACTTCTTAGAACTTCATTCAGAAACATTAATGTTTGCTGAAAAAATCAATGTAATTCCTTTAGAAGTTGTTATTCGCAATATTGCTACAGGTTCATTGTGTAGAGAGACTCCAATAAATGAAGGAACAATATTAACCCCTCCACTTCTCGAATTTTATTATAAAGATGATAAATTAGGCGACCCTATACTTACAGAAAGAAGATTAAAGTTACTTGATTTGATAAGTCCTTCTCAGAAAGAAGAAGTAGAGAATATTACTAAACGTTCGAATACAATTTTAAAAGAATATTTTGATTCACTAGATTTACTACTGGTTGACTTTAAATTAGAGTTTGGTCTTAATTCATTGGGCAAACTTGTGATAGCTGATGAAATAAGTCCAGATAATTGTAGATTTTGGGATAAAACAAATTCTGATCCTAAGGGACGGATCCTTGACAAAGACCGCTTTCGGCAAGATCTTGGAGGAGTGATAGATGCATACGAGGAGATTTTGAAACGTATAGAAAAAGACCTTTCTCATGCTTCTTAA